From one Erinaceus europaeus chromosome 4, mEriEur2.1, whole genome shotgun sequence genomic stretch:
- the SLC6A12 gene encoding sodium- and chloride-dependent betaine transporter isoform X3, whose amino-acid sequence MDGKPAVPDGAPEVSWLPEAAGEKLDPEGEDQVKERGQWNNKMEFVLSVAGEIIGLGNVWRFPYLCYKNGGGAFFIPYFIFFFTCGIPLFFLEVALGQYTSQGSVTAWRKICPLLQGIGLASVVIETYLNIYYIIILAWALFYLFSSFTTQLPWTSCDNTWNTEHCMDFLNRSAPAAGTSNNATSAVIEFWERRVLKISAGIQHLGALRWELALCLLLAWVVCYFCIWKGVKSTGKVVYFTATFPYLMLIVLLVRGVTLPGAYKGIVYYLQPDLLRLQDPQVWMDAGTQIFFSFAIGQGCLTALGSYNKYNNNCYRDCVALCFLNSATSFVAGFVVFSILGFMSQEQGVPISEVAESGPGLAFIAFPKAVTMMPLSQLWSCLFFIMLIFLGLDSQFVCVECLVTASTDMFPRQLRRRGRRELLLLGIAATCYLLGLLLVTEGGMYLFQLFDHYACSGLCLLLLAACEVGCIGWVYGADRFYDNVEDMIGYRPWPLVKVSWLYLTPGLCLRLQQLVTPDPSLPQPKRYPPLDSEPAPTKEGLMTVEKETHL is encoded by the exons ATGGATGGGAAGCCGGCAGTCCCCGATGGTGCTCCTGAGGTATCCTGGCTCCCCGAGGCAGCAGGAGAGAAGTTGGACCCAGAAGGCGAGGACCAGGTAAAGGAGCGCGGCCAGTGGAACAACAAGATGGAGTTCGTGTTGTCTGTGGCTGGCGAGATCATTGGGCTGGGCAATGTTTGGAGGTTCCCTTACCTCTGCTACAAGAATGGAGGGG GAGCCTTCTTCATCCcctatttcatcttcttctttacCTGCGGCATTCCCCTCTTCTTCCTGGAAGTGGCGCTGGGCCAGTACACCAGCCAGGGGAGCGTCACAGCCTGGCGGAAGATctgccccctcctccagg GCATCGGGCTGGCATCGGTGGTGATCGAGACCTACCTCAACATCTACTACATCATCATCCTCGCCTGGGCTCTCTTTTACCTGTTCAGCTCCTTCACCACCCAGCTGCCCTGGACCTCCTGTGACAACACCTGGAACACAG AGCACTGCATGGATTTCCTGAACCGCTCGGCCCCTGCAGCTGGCACCTCCAACAACGCAACCTCAGCTGTCATTGAGTTCTGGGA GAGGCGTGTGCTGAAGATCTCAGCGGGTATCCAGCACCTAGGGGCACTGCGCTGGGAGCTGGCACTGTGCCTCCTGCTTGCCTGGGTAGTCTGCTACTTCTGCATCTGGAAGGGCGTCAAGTCTACTGGCAAG gtggtttacttcacGGCCACATTCCCCTACCTGATGCTGATCGTCCTCCTGGTCCGTGGCGTGACGCTGCCTGGCGCCTACAAGGGCATCGTCTACTACCTTCAGCCCGACCTGCTGCGCCTCCAGGATCCCCAG GTGTGGATGGATGCAGGCACCCAGATCTTCTTCTCCTTTGCCATTGGCCAGGGCTGCCTGACAGCCCTGGGCAgctacaacaagtacaacaataacTGCTACAG GGACTGCGTGGCCCTCTGCTTCCTCAACAGTGCCACCAGCTTTGTGGCGGGCTTCGTGGTCTTCTCCATCCTGGGCTTCATGTCGCAGGAGCAGGGGGTGCCCATCTCTGAGGTGGCCGAGTCAG GGCCCGGCCTGGCCTTCATCGCCTTCCCCAAGGCCGTGACCATGATGCCCCTGTCCCAGCTGTGGTCCTGCCTCTTCTTCATCATGCTCATATTCCTGGGGCTGGACAGCCAG TTCGTGTGCGTCGAGTGCCTGGTGACCGCCTCCACCGACATGTTCCCACGGCAGCTGCGCAGGCGCGGGCGGCGGGAGCTGCTCCTCCTGGGCATCGCTGCCACCTGCTATCTGCTCGGGCTGCTGCTTGTCACTGAG GGTGGGATGTACCTGTTCCAGCTGTTTGACCACTATGCCTGTAGTGGGCTGTGTCTGCTCTTGCTTGCTGCCTGCGAGGTGGGCTGCATTGGCTGGGTGTACG GGGCTGACCGTTTCTATGACAACGTGGAGGACATGATTGGCTACCGGCCCTGGCCACTGGTGAAGGTCTCCTGGCTCTACCTCACCCCTGGGCTGTGCCTG CGCCTGCAACAACTCGTCACCCCGGACCCCAGCCTGCCGCAGCCCAAGAGATACCCACCCCTGGACAGTGAGCCTGCCCCCACGAAGGAGGGGCTGATGACAGTGGAGAAGgagacccacctgtag
- the SLC6A12 gene encoding sodium- and chloride-dependent betaine transporter isoform X1 — translation MDGKPAVPDGAPEVSWLPEAAGEKLDPEGEDQVKERGQWNNKMEFVLSVAGEIIGLGNVWRFPYLCYKNGGGAFFIPYFIFFFTCGIPLFFLEVALGQYTSQGSVTAWRKICPLLQGIGLASVVIETYLNIYYIIILAWALFYLFSSFTTQLPWTSCDNTWNTEHCMDFLNRSAPAAGTSNNATSAVIEFWERRVLKISAGIQHLGALRWELALCLLLAWVVCYFCIWKGVKSTGKVVYFTATFPYLMLIVLLVRGVTLPGAYKGIVYYLQPDLLRLQDPQVWMDAGTQIFFSFAIGQGCLTALGSYNKYNNNCYRDCVALCFLNSATSFVAGFVVFSILGFMSQEQGVPISEVAESGPGLAFIAFPKAVTMMPLSQLWSCLFFIMLIFLGLDSQFVCVECLVTASTDMFPRQLRRRGRRELLLLGIAATCYLLGLLLVTEGGMYLFQLFDHYACSGLCLLLLAACEVGCIGWVYGADRFYDNVEDMIGYRPWPLVKVSWLYLTPGLCLATFLFSVSKSSPLKYNNMYVYPAWGYSLGWLLAFSSVFCVPLSVLITFLHSRGSLKKRLQQLVTPDPSLPQPKRYPPLDSEPAPTKEGLMTVEKETHL, via the exons ATGGATGGGAAGCCGGCAGTCCCCGATGGTGCTCCTGAGGTATCCTGGCTCCCCGAGGCAGCAGGAGAGAAGTTGGACCCAGAAGGCGAGGACCAGGTAAAGGAGCGCGGCCAGTGGAACAACAAGATGGAGTTCGTGTTGTCTGTGGCTGGCGAGATCATTGGGCTGGGCAATGTTTGGAGGTTCCCTTACCTCTGCTACAAGAATGGAGGGG GAGCCTTCTTCATCCcctatttcatcttcttctttacCTGCGGCATTCCCCTCTTCTTCCTGGAAGTGGCGCTGGGCCAGTACACCAGCCAGGGGAGCGTCACAGCCTGGCGGAAGATctgccccctcctccagg GCATCGGGCTGGCATCGGTGGTGATCGAGACCTACCTCAACATCTACTACATCATCATCCTCGCCTGGGCTCTCTTTTACCTGTTCAGCTCCTTCACCACCCAGCTGCCCTGGACCTCCTGTGACAACACCTGGAACACAG AGCACTGCATGGATTTCCTGAACCGCTCGGCCCCTGCAGCTGGCACCTCCAACAACGCAACCTCAGCTGTCATTGAGTTCTGGGA GAGGCGTGTGCTGAAGATCTCAGCGGGTATCCAGCACCTAGGGGCACTGCGCTGGGAGCTGGCACTGTGCCTCCTGCTTGCCTGGGTAGTCTGCTACTTCTGCATCTGGAAGGGCGTCAAGTCTACTGGCAAG gtggtttacttcacGGCCACATTCCCCTACCTGATGCTGATCGTCCTCCTGGTCCGTGGCGTGACGCTGCCTGGCGCCTACAAGGGCATCGTCTACTACCTTCAGCCCGACCTGCTGCGCCTCCAGGATCCCCAG GTGTGGATGGATGCAGGCACCCAGATCTTCTTCTCCTTTGCCATTGGCCAGGGCTGCCTGACAGCCCTGGGCAgctacaacaagtacaacaataacTGCTACAG GGACTGCGTGGCCCTCTGCTTCCTCAACAGTGCCACCAGCTTTGTGGCGGGCTTCGTGGTCTTCTCCATCCTGGGCTTCATGTCGCAGGAGCAGGGGGTGCCCATCTCTGAGGTGGCCGAGTCAG GGCCCGGCCTGGCCTTCATCGCCTTCCCCAAGGCCGTGACCATGATGCCCCTGTCCCAGCTGTGGTCCTGCCTCTTCTTCATCATGCTCATATTCCTGGGGCTGGACAGCCAG TTCGTGTGCGTCGAGTGCCTGGTGACCGCCTCCACCGACATGTTCCCACGGCAGCTGCGCAGGCGCGGGCGGCGGGAGCTGCTCCTCCTGGGCATCGCTGCCACCTGCTATCTGCTCGGGCTGCTGCTTGTCACTGAG GGTGGGATGTACCTGTTCCAGCTGTTTGACCACTATGCCTGTAGTGGGCTGTGTCTGCTCTTGCTTGCTGCCTGCGAGGTGGGCTGCATTGGCTGGGTGTACG GGGCTGACCGTTTCTATGACAACGTGGAGGACATGATTGGCTACCGGCCCTGGCCACTGGTGAAGGTCTCCTGGCTCTACCTCACCCCTGGGCTGTGCCTG GCTACCTTCCTCTTCTCCGTGAGCAAGTCCTCACCCCTCAAGTACAACAACATGTACGTGTACCCGGCCTGGGGCTACTCCCTTGGCTGGCTGCTGGCATTCTCCTCAGTGTTCTGCGTGCCGCTCTCAGTCCTCATCACCTTCCTTCACAGCCGGGGCTCCCTCAAGAAG CGCCTGCAACAACTCGTCACCCCGGACCCCAGCCTGCCGCAGCCCAAGAGATACCCACCCCTGGACAGTGAGCCTGCCCCCACGAAGGAGGGGCTGATGACAGTGGAGAAGgagacccacctgtag
- the SLC6A12 gene encoding sodium- and chloride-dependent betaine transporter isoform X2 has product MDGKPAVPDGAPEVSWLPEAAGEKLDPEGEDQVKERGQWNNKMEFVLSVAGEIIGLGNVWRFPYLCYKNGGGAFFIPYFIFFFTCGIPLFFLEVALGQYTSQGSVTAWRKICPLLQGIGLASVVIETYLNIYYIIILAWALFYLFSSFTTQLPWTSCDNTWNTEHCMDFLNRSAPAAGTSNNATSAVIEFWERRVLKISAGIQHLGALRWELALCLLLAWVVCYFCIWKGVKSTGKVVYFTATFPYLMLIVLLVRGVTLPGAYKGIVYYLQPDLLRLQDPQVWMDAGTQIFFSFAIGQGCLTALGSYNKYNNNCYSATSFVAGFVVFSILGFMSQEQGVPISEVAESGPGLAFIAFPKAVTMMPLSQLWSCLFFIMLIFLGLDSQFVCVECLVTASTDMFPRQLRRRGRRELLLLGIAATCYLLGLLLVTEGGMYLFQLFDHYACSGLCLLLLAACEVGCIGWVYGADRFYDNVEDMIGYRPWPLVKVSWLYLTPGLCLATFLFSVSKSSPLKYNNMYVYPAWGYSLGWLLAFSSVFCVPLSVLITFLHSRGSLKKRLQQLVTPDPSLPQPKRYPPLDSEPAPTKEGLMTVEKETHL; this is encoded by the exons ATGGATGGGAAGCCGGCAGTCCCCGATGGTGCTCCTGAGGTATCCTGGCTCCCCGAGGCAGCAGGAGAGAAGTTGGACCCAGAAGGCGAGGACCAGGTAAAGGAGCGCGGCCAGTGGAACAACAAGATGGAGTTCGTGTTGTCTGTGGCTGGCGAGATCATTGGGCTGGGCAATGTTTGGAGGTTCCCTTACCTCTGCTACAAGAATGGAGGGG GAGCCTTCTTCATCCcctatttcatcttcttctttacCTGCGGCATTCCCCTCTTCTTCCTGGAAGTGGCGCTGGGCCAGTACACCAGCCAGGGGAGCGTCACAGCCTGGCGGAAGATctgccccctcctccagg GCATCGGGCTGGCATCGGTGGTGATCGAGACCTACCTCAACATCTACTACATCATCATCCTCGCCTGGGCTCTCTTTTACCTGTTCAGCTCCTTCACCACCCAGCTGCCCTGGACCTCCTGTGACAACACCTGGAACACAG AGCACTGCATGGATTTCCTGAACCGCTCGGCCCCTGCAGCTGGCACCTCCAACAACGCAACCTCAGCTGTCATTGAGTTCTGGGA GAGGCGTGTGCTGAAGATCTCAGCGGGTATCCAGCACCTAGGGGCACTGCGCTGGGAGCTGGCACTGTGCCTCCTGCTTGCCTGGGTAGTCTGCTACTTCTGCATCTGGAAGGGCGTCAAGTCTACTGGCAAG gtggtttacttcacGGCCACATTCCCCTACCTGATGCTGATCGTCCTCCTGGTCCGTGGCGTGACGCTGCCTGGCGCCTACAAGGGCATCGTCTACTACCTTCAGCCCGACCTGCTGCGCCTCCAGGATCCCCAG GTGTGGATGGATGCAGGCACCCAGATCTTCTTCTCCTTTGCCATTGGCCAGGGCTGCCTGACAGCCCTGGGCAgctacaacaagtacaacaataacTGCTACAG TGCCACCAGCTTTGTGGCGGGCTTCGTGGTCTTCTCCATCCTGGGCTTCATGTCGCAGGAGCAGGGGGTGCCCATCTCTGAGGTGGCCGAGTCAG GGCCCGGCCTGGCCTTCATCGCCTTCCCCAAGGCCGTGACCATGATGCCCCTGTCCCAGCTGTGGTCCTGCCTCTTCTTCATCATGCTCATATTCCTGGGGCTGGACAGCCAG TTCGTGTGCGTCGAGTGCCTGGTGACCGCCTCCACCGACATGTTCCCACGGCAGCTGCGCAGGCGCGGGCGGCGGGAGCTGCTCCTCCTGGGCATCGCTGCCACCTGCTATCTGCTCGGGCTGCTGCTTGTCACTGAG GGTGGGATGTACCTGTTCCAGCTGTTTGACCACTATGCCTGTAGTGGGCTGTGTCTGCTCTTGCTTGCTGCCTGCGAGGTGGGCTGCATTGGCTGGGTGTACG GGGCTGACCGTTTCTATGACAACGTGGAGGACATGATTGGCTACCGGCCCTGGCCACTGGTGAAGGTCTCCTGGCTCTACCTCACCCCTGGGCTGTGCCTG GCTACCTTCCTCTTCTCCGTGAGCAAGTCCTCACCCCTCAAGTACAACAACATGTACGTGTACCCGGCCTGGGGCTACTCCCTTGGCTGGCTGCTGGCATTCTCCTCAGTGTTCTGCGTGCCGCTCTCAGTCCTCATCACCTTCCTTCACAGCCGGGGCTCCCTCAAGAAG CGCCTGCAACAACTCGTCACCCCGGACCCCAGCCTGCCGCAGCCCAAGAGATACCCACCCCTGGACAGTGAGCCTGCCCCCACGAAGGAGGGGCTGATGACAGTGGAGAAGgagacccacctgtag